One [Clostridium] saccharolyticum WM1 DNA segment encodes these proteins:
- a CDS encoding SatD family protein, translated as MNRNYCAIIIDIKRSKTYDIDTRNEVQEYLTKCIKMLNDASKQELACDVTFSAGDELQGLFESPFAAVSYWRILELMVHPVQLRAGLGVGEWNIRIEGGTSAQQDGPAYHNARNAIEEVYKKQFQNIRINSKSEKDIFANYLLNVSWGYKAGQNYMQNFLQLVSELLYPFVGEKGQVNDHGLDMLNLKESYGVKEKTYKRSIGRNQIQSTDFSETDLFRQDEIIITGHMTEADEAVSKKGMNTRIADIVQRSRQNIDTVMKRGNVQLIRSMDFMALQYLINNYGEKNDS; from the coding sequence ATGAATCGGAACTATTGTGCAATAATCATAGATATAAAAAGATCAAAAACCTATGATATCGATACACGCAATGAGGTACAGGAGTACTTAACCAAATGCATTAAGATGTTAAATGACGCCAGCAAACAAGAACTTGCCTGTGATGTAACCTTTAGCGCAGGGGATGAGCTGCAGGGATTGTTTGAAAGTCCATTTGCAGCAGTTTCCTATTGGAGAATTTTGGAGCTTATGGTGCACCCGGTACAGCTGCGTGCAGGGCTGGGGGTTGGGGAATGGAATATAAGGATCGAGGGAGGAACCTCTGCGCAACAGGATGGCCCTGCCTATCATAATGCGAGAAATGCAATTGAAGAGGTATATAAAAAGCAATTTCAAAATATCAGAATCAATTCAAAATCAGAAAAAGACATATTTGCCAATTATCTGCTGAATGTTTCCTGGGGATACAAAGCCGGGCAGAATTATATGCAGAATTTTCTTCAGCTGGTTTCAGAGCTTCTTTACCCCTTTGTGGGAGAAAAGGGACAAGTAAATGATCATGGCCTGGATATGCTGAACTTAAAAGAAAGCTATGGAGTAAAGGAAAAGACATATAAAAGATCCATTGGCAGGAACCAGATTCAGAGTACGGATTTTTCCGAAACGGATCTGTTTAGGCAGGATGAAATAATCATCACCGGTCATATGACAGAGGCTGATGAGGCTGTTTCCAAAAAAGGAATGAATACCAGGATCGCTGATATCGTGCAGAGATCCAGGCAGAATATAGATACGGTGATGAAACGGGGAAATGTCCAGTTGATCCGAAGCATGGATTTCA